CCTATGAACCCAAATGGAGTACCATCCACAGTTGGTTTAAGGAGAACAACAAATCCCAACCTCCCTGGAACAGATTAGGTACCTGCCAATGTGTGCCACGCCATTCCTCATCCTTAAAATGAACATAAAGAAATACCACAATAATTTGAGGTGCGGTGCATCATACCCGCAGGGATTCAACAAACAGAAGCATCTAGCAATTTAGCCAGCTGGGATCCACAATCTTCGAAATTGAAGATCCCACAGCAGGGCACTGGAGAACGAAACCAGAGTGTAGAAGCAGAAAACCAACGAAGCAACCAGAGTGTAGAAGCAGAAAACCAATGAAGCAGTACCAGGAAGACACCTTGGCACAAGAAAACAAAAACATAACTCTTTAGCAACATTCTTTGTGATAATTTCTTCTTAAAAATAACAGCTACcataaaatccaaaatataaGCTCCTATGATATAGGTTCTTAAAAAGGGTAACAtcagaaaaaaacaaaaaacaacacTTATCAGGCCAATAGCAAGTACTGAAATTAAACCAAAACCACCAGTTAAACCAGAGGGCGTGTCCCCACTTACACAGCTTTGATTAAGTCAAGGACAGTAACACACTAATCGAAAACCCCTGGACAAGTCAGGCAATCATCTTCCACATTCAGCTTCGGCTTCTGCGACGCTCTCTGAGTCCATTTCTGCATATAAATCAGTGCAAACAAACATATTGTAGTATCTGAGACCAATCATGAAAATAAGTTGCAGCATATCCAACATTAACCAGGTATATACTATAAAAGAGAAGTGCCAGCAAGCCGCAAAATTTGTAAATAGAGATTTTACCCATTAGCATATGGAACTTCATCTCGCCCGCGATATGGAGATCGGCTATAGCTGCGACCGCGCAGCGACACGCTTCGGCGCCTGGGGGAATGCCCACGAGGACTATAACTGCTGCTTCACGGTGGAAATCAGAAGAAATGGAGAGAACACCAGCAGTTTTCGTGTGAAGATTATCAGAAGacttaaattgttaaaagattctTAGTCAATGATATCATCCTTCAGTTTCTCACCTACGACCATAACTTGGGCTCCTTCGATATCTAGGAGGGCTCCGACTTCTATGTCTTCCAGGAGCTCCACGCGATCTGCACTCACGAGCAAAATGACCAGGCTCGCCACACTCGTAGCACTTCAAATCAGAGCCTCCAGAGCGACCACGACCGCCTCCACGGCCCCCACGACCTTCTCGAGAATTATGTGAAAGCTCCACCCTCCATCCAGTCTTACCTAGTTCACAGAATCAGGGATAAAATACCTTCGGTGGCTAAAAATATCACTGGTGTTAAGAGGTGCTAAGGTACAGGAACAAAATGGACAAACACCAACGTATAGACTGACTAGATTAAGGTTTTAACTCAGTGCAAGGCCAAATATAGCATGGCCATCACAAAGACAGAAGAAAGTTGTTCAAAAAGCTTCATAATTGCATAAGTTGGTTCAAACAGTCAAATAATCATACCATCCAGCTCTCTGATTGCATCTTGTGCATCTCGTAGGTCATCAAAGTCAATAAAAGCATAGCCAGGGGGACGTCTTGCAACCCAAACACTGTGAACGAATTTGTGAGTTAGGAATCATGGACAATAAAGCAGTTCAATATCATGGTGAGCTACAACTGATGCTCTTAAGAGAAAAAAACTTATGAGCAAATGGCTCCACCTAGCCAGGTTAGACACTCTAACTAACAATTAGAGAAAACTTAATAACAAAGAGACTTCTTTCAACACAAGCTCTTTTATGACTTCATCATGTATGCTaggaaaaatatacaagaaaagCAATTTTACTCCAAGATGGAAGTTAAGTGGATTTTACACAAGTATCTGCTAGACTTGTATAACCATCCTCATGATAGGTGTTCTACTTTATAGAAAAGTACAGTCACAGacaatttttctgatggcaaCAAACTAAAgacaaaatttacaactttaactTGCATGAAATTGATCCATATGTAAAAAAGGTATAGAATTATAAACTATCTTTAAGAATTTCCACCTTGCCAATTAATTTATAATGTCAATATACATTCATCTTCTTCTGGTTGCTTacaattttttctttttcaatggGTCACTCCAGAAGAGTTCTTTTCTCTTTTCCGATGCGTTCAACACAATGTGCTCAAGCACAATATCTGTGACATGTCTTTATGCAAAGACTAACAGCACAGAAGGAATTCAGCTTGTCTTTCTTTCCAACCAACATGCTAATCAAAAACCATTAACCCCCAACCAAGACTAGAATAAATTTTAGTTTTCATTCCAAAACTAGAAAAGTATGCACTTGATATCTCCTCCAAAGATTCTCAGCAAGTCCAGAAGCTAGACATGAATATTTTTATATTCTTGTAAATTCCTAGGAACGAAAGGCACGTGAGAATATAACAAATTCAGAATTTATGTTACAAAACAAATAAGCAAAAAAATGTAAACATTATTATAAGTTATGCATGTGTTCCACCTTACTGTTAAAAAAACAGAAGGAttctaaataataataatcacctTATAATGGAGAAAAAGAAAGCAGTATAATGGGCTTTAGTTGCCAAGTCAATGGTCTAAGGTGTGCGGCTCAGAAATAAATTTCACTTCTGTGACGGGCAGTTAATGACTCTCAAAAAGTTAAGCTGGTTTAGGTGAGCATGGAGGAAAGTAATGAGGTCACAGATTCAGTTTACAACCATGCATACCAATCACGAAGAGATGTAAATCTTGGAACTTCCTTTACCTTCTTATAACTCCAAAGATACGGAATTCATCTTCAAGCTCCCTTTCACTGACCCTAGGGTCCAGATTCCCAACATACACTCTCGACATCTTCTTTACACACCTATTGAGAAAGAACAAAAAAGTACAGCAAACTCTTAACATTTGTAAAACTGTCTAAGTAATTCAATACCACTTACAAAACATCATTTTCTTGGTAACACCATAATATCCTCAAACATCAGTAATTCCTTCCACTTAAAAATACAAAATATCAGTGTCACGTGCAAAAAATGCCTTCAGAGAACAACTTTACTAGGGAAAAAGGACAAGATATAGAAATAATTGAAGATTTTAAGTCAATGTAACATTATATCATTACTATAACGAGGACAATTTTCAAGGAAAATGGACTTTCTTCAATTCACTGAAAGTTTGAAAAAGGGCTTTTTTTGGGCAAGTTTTGGAAAAAAATCTAACAATTAAAAAAAAGGGATGTAATCAAGCAACTCTTTTACAATTGTTCAAGCTAACCCGAATAGCAATAAACACAAATTATCGCCCTAAATTCCATAACAGCAAAAGTAAGAGAGAATCTTTTCAAATTCACTGAAAATTTAAGAGAAAAAAGTGACGACAGCTATAAAGAAATTTTAAAAGCTCAAATCTAACGAAACCCTATATCCATCAACAGCTCAGTAAATCAGTGCGCCAATTTCAGCCAAACAAACTCAAAAACAAAAACTAAAGGTAAGAAAATACGTGACAACGAAGCTAAAAATCTACTGTAGGACCCTTAAAGCCCATGTAAAAAATAGAACTTTTCCCCAATTCAGCGAGATTCACAATAATTACAAAATAAGATGAGCATATAACTGATGTTTAGCTGGAGAAATTGGGAAGAAGATGCGAACCTGAAACCCTAGCGAAGATGGCAAAACCCCCCAGCGAAACAGCGTAGTGTCGTGTAAGACACACTAACTTAGGGCTTTGAGATTTGGTGTTGTATTGAACGGGATAAGAAAAAGGGCTTGGCCCAATAATTGTACTATTCGAGTTTTTACCGCAAATGATCCCTTAAGTTTGGGAGTAGTTTTATATTTCTCACTCTAATACTACCCTTAGCATACTTATACCTTGTTTGGCGAGAagtgtttttttcaaaagtgcttttgaaaataGACTTTTGGAgataagcagtttgtgtttggttattcacctagaaaagtacttttgagcaataatttgtgctTGGCCAAGTTTTTTAAAACttacttttaagtatcaaattacgaataaggactaaaatagatttacttaatagttaatattataagtaaataaataatcttaaaaatttattattacaggcaataattaaatctttttattttatttaagtaaaatataaaaataaaatttaaaagtacttaattcttttaacgGAAAAGGGCCTAAAATGCCCCTTTACTATATGAAATAGGACAGGTTAGCCCTTCGTTAAAAGTTGGTCTCTATTCTACCCTTGTCGTCAACAAATGGGCTCATATATGCCCTTCATCACTAACGGGAGACTCATTAAGCCACGTGGAATATATGTGAGGGCAAGTTAGACCTAGTTCGAATTGTACAGGGCATATATGAGTCAGTTATAATAGTCATTTCTCAAACACTTCACAACTCCATATCAGTTTACTTAGACACCTATTTGACAACACCAAATTAATTATCACATCAAATAAACTAAGTCATAGACACAAACATTCAAATGAACGGCAATGACTTCATTAAATCCTAGTAGCTCAAAGGGGTCGAATCATAACAAAAGACAATGTCGAAATGTTCTACTAGCTCAAAGGGGTCGAATATGAGGTATCATTGCGGACTTGCTGCCAATTATTCCGTGGCATGGACTTCTTTAAATGCCGGGGGAAGGTTTTTCAAGTGCCTGAAGTATGAGGTAAGTAAATTTTTGATGGGTTCTTTTAATTATTCCGATTTTCttgtaaatttattttttttattttttatttttaggatgAAAAATATTCCTCTTGGAATCTCATATGCAGTTTAAAGAAGGAAAAGGAAGCTCTAATCCGTGAAAGAAATATTCTCCAAAGGAAAATTTGATCTTGAGAATGTTATGATGCTCGTCGATCATGGAGGAATAGAAACCTTGGAATTGGAAAGAAATGTTCTGATGAAGAAAGTGACTGATTTAGAGTACTCAGTTGTGCTTGATGCTAAATTTCGGAAGAAGATGTGGATTTTCATATGTGTGATATTAGGATGTTTTGTTATGTTCTTTGGATCAGTGGAAAATGATATGTAATGTTAGTGTTATTGTGGCTTAATTGTTGTCTTTTATTATGTAATGAAGCATTATGTTTTTGTACAAGGATTTAATGAAGTCATTGTCGTTCATTTGTTGTGTCTATGTTCGACCCTTTTGAGCTACTAGAACATTCTGACATTGTCTTTTGTTGTCTTTTGTTATGATTCGACCCCTTTGAGCTACTAGGATCTAATGAAGTCATTGCCGTTCATTTGAATGTTTGTGTCTATGACTTAGTTTATTTATTGTGATAAGTAGTTTGGTGTTGTCAAATAGGTGTCTAAGTAAACTGATATGAAGTTGTGAAGTGTTTGAGAAATGACTATTATAACTGAATCATATATGCCCATGTACAATTCGAACTAGGTCTAACTTGCCCTCACATATATTCCACGTGACTTTATGAGTCTCCCGTTAGTGATGGAGGGCATATACAAGCCCATTTGTTGACGGCAAGGGCATAATAGAGACCAACTTTTAACGGAGGGCTAGCTTGTCATATTTCATATAGTAAAGGGGCATTTTAGGCCCTTTTttgttcttttaatataagttaaatatattaaaaaccaTTCAACAAATACAAAAGCATTCACctctaaagtcactatatattagaaagttatcctaaaaataataagaaatatttatacattaatatcctaagtattatgtttaacggttattttggtatatactataaagttaagggtatttttggtaagaataaaagtcaaaactgcttctgcttgtgcttttgggaagaagctatttttttctacttctcagaaattgcttctgcttcttcccaaaattatttttttcccaaaaaaaaacttggccaaacacctcaagttagagggaaaaaataattttgagaaAAAAAGCACATTTGGCCTCTTGAGAAGCTTGCCAAACAGGTTATTAGTCTTTTAAGTTTGCAAAAAGTAAGAACTTCTGGTCCTGATAACGGAAATCCAAACGGAATGAAACAGAGAAcctaggggtgggcgttcgggcAATTCAGATTGGATATAAAAATTTCGGTTTGGATTTTTGATTTTCAGATTGAAGAAATGACAATCCAAATAAGCTCAGATTGGATCAGCTTTATTAAGTTCGGTTTCGAATTAATCGATTttgatattttgaattttttattttgcGCCACTAAGTTGagatgtttcttcttcttataaAAATGAACATCCAAACGAAATATGTTAAATTGCCTAAAAAGTTCTCCATTCTCACCACAATCATTcaaataaagtattcaagtaatgaaatCATCATCAAGAAAATACAACAGAGACATTAATAAGGCCGATAAGAATTAGCAATAGTAAAATCATGTCCAAATAGAAAGTATTATGAtagtaacttagtaattaatattgaatatatgagataatTTCAAATTGGTAGGGTATTgaacttattattattattattattattatttacatatggATAATGGATTAAAATATAATGTATACAAATTTTGGATTTTCGGCTATCCGAAAATTCGAAGTAGCAAATCCAACATCCAATCCGaaattcaaaatttttaaaaattaaatccgGAATCCAATCCGGAATCCAATCCGTAATCCAATAATccaaaccaaaaatccaaaaaaaatagaTTTCGGTTTGGATTTCAGTTTTGACCAAACTATGTCCACCCCTAAGAGAACCAAGCCTTCATAATGTGCATATATTTTGTTTAACAAATGACAAAACAAGGTTgatatttgatgttgttttacactcTTAAAAAAAATTACACCCTTCAAAAAGAGAAGATGAACTAACTCAGCGCACTAGAAATGTTTGTTTAGAAGTTGTCTTCTAAAATCGACTAATATATATGCAGAAAAATTAATAAGAATAAGAATGCATTCTAGCCCAGATTCCATACTACATGTATATAAACAAATAACACAACGAAGAGAAAATAATACTAAAAAGGATGGCATTATGAGAATGAATCACGAGAAAGATTATGTGGGTTTCATTATTGTGCAGTCTAGTGTATATATATTGAGATAGTAAATGAGAAAAATTATTGTTGTTAGTATCTTTTGTTTCAAGCTGCAGAATCGCACTATGTACGAATAAAACAAACAGAATGGGATGCATGGGATGCATGGTGGAATGAAACTTCGCAGTCTTTGATTTTAAAGGTTGGTTTTAGGACACCACCACCCTTTTTCAGATTCAAAGCAAAACcagaacctttttttttttttgctttttgcaACACGAATTAACTTAAGATATTGATATTGATCGGCGATTCATGGTGTTGATGTTAATTTCAGTATGTTTGAGCCTTTGGATAGGGTTGGGAAAgtattaagacttgttggtatgattggacgaggtCTCAGGAGGCTCGAGAGTGTTTGTGATGGGTTTCAGATCAATTTGAT
The DNA window shown above is from Nicotiana tomentosiformis chromosome 8, ASM39032v3, whole genome shotgun sequence and carries:
- the LOC104107594 gene encoding serine/arginine-rich splicing factor RSZ22-like isoform X2; this encodes MSRVYVGNLDPRVSERELEDEFRIFGVIRSVWVARRPPGYAFIDFDDLRDAQDAIRELDGKTGWRVELSHNSREGRGGRGGGRGRSGGSDLKCYECGEPGHFARECRSRGAPGRHRSRSPPRYRRSPSYGRSSYSPRGHSPRRRSVSLRGRSYSRSPYRGRDEVPYANGNGLRERRRSRS
- the LOC104107594 gene encoding serine/arginine-rich splicing factor RSZ22A-like isoform X1, coding for MSRVYVGNLDPRVSERELEDEFRIFGVIRSVWVARRPPGYAFIDFDDLRDAQDAIRELDGKTGWRVELSHNSREGRGGRGGGRGRSGGSDLKCYECGEPGHFARECRSRGAPGRHRSRSPPRYRRSPSYGRSSSYSPRGHSPRRRSVSLRGRSYSRSPYRGRDEVPYANGNGLRERRRSRS